A genomic segment from Xiphophorus maculatus strain JP 163 A chromosome 6, X_maculatus-5.0-male, whole genome shotgun sequence encodes:
- the LOC102228096 gene encoding dual specificity protein phosphatase 22-B-like → MGNGINKVLPNLYLGNFKDARDREQLARNNITHILSVHECAAPMLPEMTYLCLTATDMPSQDLTQHFKESIMFMHECRLKGEGCLVHCLAGVSRSVTLVIAYIMTMTGLGWQDVLNAVRVVRPCANPNLGFQKQLQEFEDTQAGKFREWFQMTYKDNPFNDTADILKLLGRVPDVNQEGMENHVSTPLEGI, encoded by the exons ATGGGGAACGGCATCAATAAG GTTCTGCCAAATTTGTACTTGGGAAACTTTAAAG ATGCAAGAGATAGAGAACAGTTAGCCAGAAACAACATCACACACATCCTGTCTGTTCATGAGTGTGCAGCTCCCATGCTACCG GAGATGACCTATCTCTGCCTTACAGCAACAGACATGCCCTCACAGGATCT AACTCAACACTTTAAAGAGAGTATAATGTTCATGCACGAGTGCCGGCTGAAAGGAGAAGGCTGCCTCGTTCACTG TTTGGCAGGAGTGTCTCGCAGCGTCACCCTGGTCATAGCCTACATCATGACAATGACAGGCCTGGGCTGGCAGGACGTGCTCAATGCGGTGAGAGTGGTCCGGCCCTGCGCCAACCCCAATTTGGGTTtccagaagcagctgcaggagttTGAAGATACTCAAGCTGGAAAG TTCAGGGAATGGTTTCAAATGACATACAAGGACAACCCCTTCAATGATACTGCAGACATACTTAAGCTACTGGGCAGGGTGCCTGATGTCAACCAGGAGGGGATGGAAAACCACGTGTCTACTCCGCTTGAAGGTATTTGA